In one window of Paenarthrobacter nicotinovorans DNA:
- a CDS encoding carbohydrate kinase family protein: MLTVIGEALVDVVQRSSGIEAHVGGSPLNVAVGLARLDHPVQFIGRYGKDAYGDSVAAHLRSSSVMVPLPPDEKPTSVATARIDDDGAATYAFDLTWELPGLAGRLPLMLQGASLLHTGSIATFLEPGAAEVLAAVEHAHPNSTISFDPNCRPSIITDVEYARTQAERFVALADVVKASDEDLEWLYPGVDPTESARRWLSLGGEEGPALVVVTRGSRGPWGITRAGETEVPAPSVNVVDSVGAGDSFMAGLLSAIVDHGLDGAQNRGELRAMPAEMLAAIMEHASRAAAVTVSRAGANPPTRAELNHGPA; encoded by the coding sequence ATGCTGACAGTCATTGGTGAGGCCCTGGTAGACGTCGTCCAACGCTCCTCTGGAATTGAGGCGCACGTTGGCGGCAGTCCGCTCAACGTTGCCGTGGGCTTGGCCAGGCTGGACCACCCGGTGCAGTTCATCGGCCGCTACGGCAAGGACGCCTACGGAGACTCCGTCGCAGCGCACCTGCGCTCAAGCTCCGTGATGGTGCCGCTTCCGCCGGATGAGAAGCCAACCAGCGTGGCCACCGCCCGGATCGACGACGACGGCGCCGCCACCTACGCCTTCGACCTCACCTGGGAACTCCCCGGCCTCGCCGGTAGGTTGCCCCTGATGCTGCAGGGTGCCAGTTTGCTGCACACGGGCTCCATTGCCACCTTCCTGGAGCCTGGCGCCGCGGAGGTTCTTGCCGCCGTTGAGCATGCCCACCCGAACAGCACCATCAGCTTCGACCCCAACTGCCGGCCAAGCATCATTACGGACGTTGAGTACGCGCGGACGCAAGCCGAGCGCTTCGTGGCGCTGGCCGACGTCGTGAAGGCTTCCGACGAAGACCTCGAGTGGCTGTATCCCGGCGTCGATCCTACGGAATCCGCGCGTCGCTGGCTGTCCCTGGGCGGCGAAGAAGGACCGGCCCTGGTAGTGGTGACGCGCGGTTCACGCGGTCCGTGGGGTATCACCCGGGCAGGCGAAACCGAAGTTCCGGCTCCGTCCGTGAATGTCGTGGACAGCGTGGGTGCCGGCGACTCGTTCATGGCCGGGCTGCTGTCCGCGATTGTGGATCATGGTTTGGACGGCGCGCAGAACCGCGGGGAACTGAGGGCCATGCCCGCAGAAATGCTCGCGGCGATCATGGAGCATGCCAGCCGCGCCGCCGCCGTGACCGTTTCACGCGCCGGCGCCAACCCGCCGACGCGTGCCGAGCTGAACCACGGGCCGGCCTGA
- a CDS encoding SulP family inorganic anion transporter produces the protein MTPEQLMSLRATFRSPRRLLTESLAGLVVALALIPEAIAFSVIAGVDPRIGLFASFTMGVVTALVGGRPAMISAATGAVALVIAPVMKEHGLDYLIATIILAGVFQVVLAVLGVTRLMRFIPRSVMIGFVNALAILVFMSQMPELFNVPWMVYPIVIVGLVIVFGLPRLTTAIPAPLVAIVAITLVTALGNIDVPTVSDKGELPDSLPGFFLPNVPLNLETFRIIAPFALSMALVGLLESLMTAKLVDDITDTRSDKTRVSWGQGVANIVTGFLGGLGGCAVIGQTMINVKGSGARSRLSTFLAGVFLLLLVVVLGDVVGMIPMAALVAVMIFVSLITFDWHSVRPSTLKRLPKSETAVMILTVAAVVATHNLAVGVGVGVLAAMVLFARRVAHFATVERTELELNGERVATYTVDGELFFASSNDLYTQFDYAKDSSDGIDRVIIDLHGSHIWDASSVSVLDSVTEKYRNHGREVEFIGLNEASVRMRERLAGKLNS, from the coding sequence ATGACTCCGGAGCAACTCATGTCATTGCGGGCGACTTTTCGCTCGCCCCGCCGGCTGCTGACGGAGTCCCTCGCGGGACTCGTGGTGGCTTTGGCCTTGATCCCGGAAGCCATCGCATTCTCGGTGATTGCCGGCGTGGATCCGCGTATTGGCTTGTTCGCATCGTTCACCATGGGCGTGGTGACGGCTCTGGTGGGTGGCCGCCCGGCCATGATCTCCGCTGCGACGGGAGCCGTGGCGTTGGTGATCGCCCCCGTCATGAAGGAGCACGGACTCGACTACCTGATCGCTACGATCATCCTGGCCGGCGTCTTCCAGGTCGTCCTCGCGGTCCTCGGTGTGACGCGGCTGATGCGGTTCATTCCCCGTTCGGTGATGATCGGCTTCGTCAACGCCCTGGCCATCCTGGTGTTCATGTCCCAGATGCCGGAACTCTTCAACGTGCCGTGGATGGTCTATCCGATTGTCATTGTTGGTTTGGTGATCGTGTTCGGGCTGCCTCGGCTCACCACTGCCATTCCCGCACCGCTGGTGGCGATCGTGGCCATCACCCTGGTGACAGCCCTCGGCAACATCGATGTTCCCACCGTCAGCGACAAGGGCGAACTCCCGGACAGCCTGCCAGGATTCTTCCTGCCCAACGTTCCACTGAACCTGGAGACGTTCCGGATCATCGCTCCCTTCGCCCTTTCCATGGCGCTGGTGGGCCTGCTGGAATCGCTCATGACTGCCAAACTGGTGGACGACATCACGGATACCCGCTCCGATAAGACCCGGGTGTCTTGGGGGCAGGGTGTGGCCAACATCGTCACCGGTTTCCTTGGTGGCCTGGGAGGCTGCGCGGTGATCGGGCAGACCATGATCAACGTGAAGGGCTCCGGTGCAAGGAGCCGGCTCTCGACCTTCCTGGCCGGGGTGTTCCTGCTGCTCCTGGTAGTGGTGCTCGGTGACGTGGTGGGCATGATCCCGATGGCTGCCCTGGTGGCCGTGATGATCTTCGTTTCACTGATCACGTTCGATTGGCACTCCGTACGGCCATCGACGTTGAAGCGGCTGCCCAAGTCCGAGACCGCCGTCATGATCCTGACTGTTGCCGCTGTGGTGGCGACGCACAACCTGGCGGTGGGGGTCGGCGTCGGCGTCCTGGCCGCCATGGTGCTGTTCGCCCGGCGCGTGGCGCATTTCGCGACCGTCGAACGGACCGAACTGGAGCTGAACGGCGAGAGGGTCGCGACGTACACCGTGGATGGGGAGTTGTTCTTCGCTTCCTCCAACGATCTCTATACGCAGTTCGACTACGCGAAGGATTCCTCAGACGGCATAGATCGGGTAATCATCGACCTGCATGGATCGCATATTTGGGACGCGTCCTCCGTGTCGGTGCTGGATTCGGTGACGGAGAAGTACCGGAACCATGGCCGCGAGGTGGAGTTCATTGGACTGAACGAGGCCAGCGTCCGCATGCGTGAGCGCCTGGCGGGGAAACTCAACTCCTGA
- a CDS encoding bile acid:sodium symporter family protein, which produces MLEATNNAPESEETAAPVNAALAAEARIARVAVTVFPLLVVAAGVLGFLVPDLFKPMGVSVPYLLGVIMFCMGLTLTPPDFASVARRPWAVALGIVAHYVIMPGAGWLIAVLLQLPPELAVGLILVGCAPSGTASNVMAFLAKGDVALSVAVASVSTLIAPLVTPALTLFLAGSFLHIDAGAMVLDIVKTVLLPVIAGLLARLFLSKLVAKVLPALPWASAVVISLIVAIVVAGSASKIVAAGGIVFLAVVLHNGFGLGLGYLAGKLGRLDDKARRALAFEVGMQNSGLAATLATAHFGALAALPSAVFSLWHNVSGAIVAAWLARRPLKD; this is translated from the coding sequence ATGCTTGAGGCAACCAATAACGCACCAGAGTCTGAAGAAACAGCCGCGCCCGTGAACGCCGCCCTCGCCGCCGAGGCCAGGATTGCGCGGGTTGCCGTCACGGTGTTCCCGCTCCTTGTTGTGGCTGCCGGTGTCCTTGGCTTCCTCGTACCGGACCTCTTCAAACCCATGGGCGTCTCGGTCCCGTATCTGCTGGGCGTCATCATGTTCTGCATGGGCCTGACCCTGACCCCTCCGGATTTCGCCTCAGTGGCCCGGCGTCCGTGGGCCGTAGCGCTCGGCATCGTGGCACACTACGTGATCATGCCCGGCGCCGGCTGGCTCATTGCCGTGCTGCTCCAGCTGCCCCCGGAGCTGGCGGTGGGTCTGATCCTGGTGGGCTGCGCGCCGTCGGGTACCGCGTCCAATGTGATGGCCTTCCTGGCCAAGGGCGACGTTGCGCTCTCTGTTGCCGTGGCATCGGTCTCAACGCTGATCGCTCCTCTGGTGACACCCGCGTTGACGCTGTTCCTGGCCGGTTCGTTCCTCCACATCGACGCCGGCGCCATGGTCCTGGACATCGTCAAGACCGTGCTGCTTCCCGTCATCGCAGGCCTCCTGGCGAGGTTGTTCCTTTCCAAGCTCGTTGCCAAGGTGCTTCCGGCACTTCCGTGGGCATCCGCCGTCGTGATTTCCCTGATCGTTGCAATTGTTGTGGCCGGCAGCGCCAGCAAGATCGTGGCAGCAGGCGGCATCGTGTTCCTGGCTGTTGTCCTCCACAACGGCTTCGGTCTTGGCCTCGGCTACCTGGCAGGCAAGCTCGGCCGCCTGGATGACAAGGCGCGCCGTGCGTTGGCGTTCGAGGTCGGAATGCAGAACTCCGGACTTGCCGCGACCCTGGCCACAGCACATTTCGGTGCTTTGGCCGCGCTGCCCTCAGCCGTGTTCTCGCTGTGGCACAACGTTTCCGGTGCGATCGTTGCAGCGTGGCTCGCGCGACGTCCGCTGAAGGACTGA
- a CDS encoding VOC family protein, translating to MSLFITCPVESVERATAFYTALGWTLNTEMSDHNVSCFAIAPEQYVMLGSREMYASVGGAEELVGGPDTPSKVTVSFDLGSREAVDELTERAGAAGGRIGDTDDYPFMYQRQFDDPDGYHYSPFWMKPDSDPTA from the coding sequence ATGAGCCTCTTTATTACTTGCCCGGTTGAGAGCGTCGAACGTGCCACCGCCTTCTATACCGCCCTCGGCTGGACCCTCAACACCGAGATGTCCGATCACAACGTGTCGTGTTTCGCGATCGCACCCGAGCAGTACGTCATGCTCGGCAGCCGTGAGATGTACGCCAGCGTCGGTGGCGCCGAGGAGCTGGTCGGTGGACCTGACACTCCCTCGAAGGTCACGGTCTCCTTCGACCTCGGCAGCCGCGAAGCAGTGGACGAGCTCACCGAACGCGCCGGCGCCGCCGGCGGGCGGATCGGTGACACCGACGACTACCCCTTCATGTACCAGCGCCAGTTCGACGACCCCGATGGCTACCACTACTCGCCGTTTTGGATGAAGCCGGACTCCGATCCGACCGCGTGA
- a CDS encoding winged helix-turn-helix transcriptional regulator has translation MSNLAAALDVVGSRWALLIVERLLDGPQRYGDLQRDLGVPTNMLATRLRELEAAGVLSRLPLRHNTRAYTLTDRGRALNEAINALAHWGEELPGNDAQT, from the coding sequence GTGAGCAACCTCGCCGCGGCCCTCGACGTCGTCGGCTCACGGTGGGCCCTGCTCATCGTGGAACGGCTGCTCGACGGGCCACAACGCTACGGCGATTTGCAGCGGGACCTCGGAGTGCCGACCAACATGCTCGCGACGCGCCTGCGTGAGCTCGAAGCCGCCGGCGTCCTGTCCCGGCTGCCCCTGCGCCACAACACCCGGGCCTACACGCTGACCGATAGAGGGCGGGCCCTGAACGAAGCAATCAACGCGCTGGCCCATTGGGGCGAGGAGTTGCCCGGGAACGACGCCCAGACGTAG
- a CDS encoding D-arabinono-1,4-lactone oxidase, whose amino-acid sequence MKNWAGNLEYSSAGIQRPASVEELRELVAQATRIKALGSRHSFNTVADTEGTHILLDALPQEIVLDREKSTVKVSGGISYGALGRSLEEQGYAIHNLASLPHISVAGAIQTGTHGSGVNNPSLAAAVVSVDLVRASGELVTLTVDDDEFLASVVGVGALGIVTGLELAVRPSYEVRQRVLTDLSWDAALANFETIASSAYSVSFFTNYTGDTIAQVWLKALDTEAPLAELFGATPATAALHPLPDMSAENCTEQLDVAGKWLDRLPHFRHEFTPSNGEELQSEFLLPLEHAPAALAAVRGLADELAPLLFISEIRTIAADDFWLSPFYQQQSVALHFTWKPMQAEVEAVLPELEAALRPFGARPHWGKLFTPGEYDFAALYPRFEDFRALVSANDPTGKFRNALLDTVLGVTVTS is encoded by the coding sequence ATGAAGAACTGGGCAGGAAACCTTGAGTATTCATCGGCGGGCATCCAGCGGCCCGCGTCGGTGGAGGAGCTGCGCGAGCTCGTGGCCCAGGCGACCCGGATCAAGGCCTTGGGCTCCCGGCACTCGTTCAATACGGTCGCGGACACCGAGGGCACGCACATTCTCTTGGATGCCCTCCCCCAGGAAATCGTCCTCGACCGGGAAAAGAGCACGGTAAAGGTCAGCGGTGGCATCAGCTACGGAGCCTTGGGCCGCTCGCTTGAAGAGCAGGGTTACGCCATCCACAACCTCGCCTCTCTTCCCCACATCTCCGTAGCGGGCGCCATCCAAACCGGCACGCATGGCAGTGGAGTCAATAACCCCTCCCTGGCTGCCGCCGTCGTGAGTGTCGACCTTGTGCGCGCCTCAGGCGAGCTGGTCACCCTTACAGTCGACGACGACGAATTCCTCGCCAGCGTGGTGGGCGTGGGAGCCCTGGGCATTGTGACAGGACTGGAGCTTGCCGTCCGGCCCAGCTACGAGGTCCGGCAACGCGTGCTCACGGATCTGTCCTGGGATGCGGCGTTGGCCAACTTCGAAACCATCGCTTCCAGTGCCTACAGCGTCAGTTTCTTCACGAACTACACGGGTGACACCATCGCCCAAGTGTGGCTCAAGGCGCTGGACACCGAAGCTCCCCTGGCGGAGCTGTTCGGAGCAACGCCGGCGACGGCGGCACTGCACCCGCTCCCGGACATGTCAGCCGAGAACTGCACCGAACAACTCGATGTCGCGGGAAAGTGGCTGGACCGTTTGCCGCACTTCCGCCACGAATTCACCCCAAGCAACGGGGAAGAACTGCAGAGCGAATTCCTCCTGCCGCTGGAACATGCACCCGCCGCTCTGGCCGCCGTCCGAGGTCTCGCGGACGAGCTTGCACCCCTGCTGTTCATCTCCGAAATCCGGACGATTGCTGCCGATGACTTCTGGCTCAGCCCGTTCTACCAGCAGCAGAGCGTGGCGCTGCACTTTACCTGGAAGCCGATGCAGGCCGAGGTCGAGGCCGTACTGCCCGAACTCGAGGCAGCCCTGCGCCCGTTCGGTGCGCGCCCGCACTGGGGCAAGCTCTTCACTCCCGGCGAGTACGACTTCGCCGCCCTCTACCCGCGTTTCGAGGACTTCCGGGCTCTCGTTAGCGCCAACGATCCCACGGGCAAATTCCGAAACGCCCTGCTGGACACGGTGCTGGGCGTGACGGTTACTTCATAG
- a CDS encoding acetyl/propionyl/methylcrotonyl-CoA carboxylase subunit alpha, translating into MRKVLIANRGEIAVRVARACDDAGISSVAVYADIDADAMHVGAADEAYSLGGNSPADTYLNIGKLLGIAAQSRADAVHPGYGFLSENADFAQAVIDAGLEWIGPSPESIRQLGNKITAREIAVRAGAPLVAGSDGPVSSAAEARAFAEEHGLPMAIKAAFGGGGRGLKVVRELAEVEEAFDSAVREAVAAFGRGECFVEQYLDRPRHVEAQIIADKQGNVIVVGTRDCSLQRRHQKLVEEAPAPFLSDAQRQKIYDGSKAIIREAGYYGAGTVEFLVSADGAVAFLEVNTRLQVEHPITEETAGIDLVQEQFRVAAGLPLSVSEDPVAKGHSFEFRINAEDVGRGFLPSPGTVGLFEVPTGPGIRVDTGVRAGSNVPPQFDSLLAKLIVSGADRQQALRRARRALADFTITGLATVLPFHRAVLEADDFTSVAGLRVHTRWIETDFAAQIPVDPDYSAVAPGGERRTITVDVDGKRLAVGLPADLLDGWARSGQGLPAATDVTGLPGSLGADDSPAESALVSSMSGTVVKWLVEPGAEVAAGDPLVVLEAMKMETQVPAHRAGTLSEVLSAPGGVVLAGAVLAHIE; encoded by the coding sequence ATGCGTAAGGTCCTGATCGCGAACCGCGGCGAAATCGCAGTCCGCGTCGCCCGAGCCTGCGACGATGCCGGCATCTCGTCGGTAGCCGTCTACGCGGATATCGACGCCGACGCCATGCACGTTGGCGCAGCCGATGAAGCCTATAGCCTGGGCGGAAACAGCCCTGCTGACACCTACCTGAACATCGGGAAGCTGCTTGGCATCGCCGCGCAGTCCCGCGCGGACGCGGTCCACCCCGGATACGGCTTCCTCTCCGAAAACGCGGACTTCGCACAAGCAGTGATCGACGCCGGGCTGGAGTGGATCGGTCCCTCTCCGGAGTCCATCCGTCAGTTGGGCAACAAGATTACTGCCCGTGAGATTGCCGTCCGGGCCGGTGCGCCGTTGGTCGCGGGCAGCGACGGACCTGTCTCCTCTGCGGCGGAAGCACGCGCTTTTGCCGAGGAACACGGGCTTCCGATGGCCATCAAGGCTGCTTTCGGTGGCGGCGGACGGGGACTCAAGGTGGTCCGCGAGCTCGCTGAAGTGGAAGAGGCCTTCGACTCCGCTGTCCGTGAAGCCGTGGCCGCATTCGGCCGTGGCGAGTGCTTCGTGGAGCAGTACCTGGACCGGCCGCGGCACGTGGAAGCGCAGATCATCGCGGACAAGCAGGGCAACGTCATTGTGGTGGGTACCCGCGACTGCTCCCTCCAGCGCCGCCACCAAAAGCTCGTGGAAGAGGCACCCGCGCCCTTCCTCAGCGATGCACAGCGGCAAAAGATCTACGACGGTTCCAAGGCGATCATTCGTGAAGCCGGCTACTACGGTGCCGGAACAGTGGAGTTCCTCGTTTCGGCAGACGGTGCCGTCGCGTTCCTTGAGGTCAATACCCGACTTCAGGTGGAGCACCCGATCACCGAGGAAACAGCGGGGATCGACCTGGTACAGGAACAGTTCCGCGTGGCTGCGGGCCTGCCTTTGAGTGTGTCCGAGGACCCCGTCGCCAAGGGGCACTCCTTCGAATTCCGGATCAACGCTGAAGACGTCGGCCGTGGATTCCTGCCCTCCCCTGGCACAGTCGGACTTTTCGAGGTGCCTACAGGGCCGGGCATCCGGGTGGATACCGGAGTGCGTGCGGGGTCGAACGTTCCACCGCAGTTCGATTCCCTGTTGGCGAAACTGATCGTGTCCGGAGCTGACCGGCAGCAGGCACTTCGTCGCGCCCGTAGGGCCCTGGCCGATTTCACCATCACAGGCTTGGCCACGGTGCTGCCATTCCACCGGGCGGTCCTGGAGGCTGACGACTTCACTTCAGTGGCCGGACTCCGCGTACACACCCGGTGGATCGAGACTGACTTCGCCGCCCAGATCCCCGTGGACCCTGACTACAGCGCGGTGGCGCCGGGCGGAGAACGCCGGACCATCACTGTTGACGTCGACGGCAAGCGGCTTGCCGTGGGACTTCCTGCCGATTTGCTGGATGGCTGGGCGCGCTCCGGACAAGGGCTTCCGGCCGCTACGGATGTCACGGGGCTGCCGGGTTCCCTCGGCGCCGATGATTCACCCGCCGAATCCGCCCTCGTCTCCAGCATGTCCGGCACCGTCGTCAAGTGGCTGGTGGAACCCGGAGCCGAGGTAGCTGCCGGAGACCCCCTGGTGGTTCTGGAAGCCATGAAGATGGAAACCCAGGTCCCGGCACACCGCGCAGGCACTCTCTCGGAAGTGCTCTCGGCTCCCGGTGGAGTGGTCTTGGCGGGCGCAGTGCTCGCCCACATCGAGTAG
- a CDS encoding LacI family DNA-binding transcriptional regulator produces MSKGLKPTIRDVATAAGVSLTTVSYVLSGRHGGTTRISQPTQDRVLSAVKELGYVPNQAARGMRRGKTDVVAVAIGNLEWPWDRALATAAANILPERGYQPVILLGEDWRKFMMSGGADGVIIGYFPEAKTEDETVTELARRGVAQVVISETMNPAGFDVLAPETDAGLADCMEFLTASHRRIACIRRSDSTDRPKSRFAAYASGLEKAGIPLDQSLVRTSHHRPAEAYQSALELLQLPVRPTAILCTDDMEALQAVRAAFRLGLCVPENVQIVGVGNSTEGQEFDPALTTVGPDPIFEKVVRMLLDRLEGTAPADGVRVASPWKLHRRGTTVDATTVDGSKTAAQ; encoded by the coding sequence GTGAGCAAGGGACTCAAGCCCACCATCCGGGATGTTGCCACGGCAGCGGGCGTATCGCTGACCACCGTCTCTTACGTGCTTTCCGGCCGCCACGGAGGCACTACCAGGATCAGCCAGCCCACCCAGGACCGCGTCCTGTCGGCCGTGAAGGAGTTGGGCTACGTTCCCAACCAGGCCGCGCGCGGGATGCGGCGCGGCAAGACAGACGTGGTGGCCGTCGCGATTGGAAACCTCGAATGGCCGTGGGATCGGGCGTTGGCCACTGCAGCGGCGAACATCCTTCCGGAACGTGGCTATCAGCCTGTGATCCTCTTGGGCGAGGACTGGCGGAAATTCATGATGTCCGGAGGCGCGGACGGTGTCATTATCGGGTACTTCCCGGAGGCGAAAACGGAGGACGAAACCGTCACGGAACTGGCTCGCCGCGGCGTAGCCCAAGTGGTGATTTCGGAAACCATGAATCCTGCCGGGTTCGACGTCCTCGCGCCCGAGACCGACGCCGGGCTGGCGGACTGCATGGAGTTCCTGACGGCGTCGCATCGAAGGATCGCTTGCATTCGGAGGTCAGATTCCACTGACCGGCCCAAGAGCCGGTTCGCTGCTTACGCCAGTGGGCTTGAAAAGGCGGGCATTCCGCTCGATCAGTCCCTCGTCCGGACCTCTCACCATCGCCCGGCCGAGGCGTATCAGTCGGCGCTTGAATTGCTGCAGCTTCCGGTCCGCCCCACGGCCATCCTCTGCACTGACGACATGGAAGCGCTCCAGGCGGTACGGGCCGCCTTCCGGCTGGGCCTGTGCGTGCCCGAGAACGTGCAGATCGTAGGAGTGGGGAACTCCACCGAGGGGCAGGAGTTCGATCCCGCACTGACGACGGTGGGTCCCGATCCCATTTTCGAGAAGGTGGTCCGGATGCTGCTCGACCGCCTGGAGGGAACGGCTCCCGCCGACGGCGTCCGGGTCGCCTCTCCGTGGAAGCTGCACCGTCGCGGCACCACGGTGGACGCCACCACGGTGGACGGCAGCAAGACGGCGGCGCAGTAG
- a CDS encoding alpha/beta fold hydrolase, which translates to MLRHKYSYGEHPSQWGELFIPEPNNGNHRGASAVAGGVAVVIHGGYWRSQYGAELGEPLARDLAAHGITAWNLEYRRAGNGGGWPHTFEDILAGIDHLSQIAGDHDLQLGKVVALGHSAGGHLAVWAAGRHRLSAIGAPDADRQLQRAPEDNAVHLTGVVSQSGLLNLAAAEKLNLSNGAVCNLMGGDSARFPKRHKYADPMSSLPINVPVYAVHATEDEDVPPSQSEAYVAAATAAGGSAQLLRVPGDHFDLIDPKAVAYKKCRELVQRLLS; encoded by the coding sequence ATGTTGCGGCACAAGTACAGCTACGGCGAACACCCCAGTCAGTGGGGCGAACTCTTCATACCTGAACCGAACAACGGAAACCATCGCGGCGCATCAGCTGTGGCCGGTGGAGTAGCCGTTGTGATCCATGGCGGCTACTGGCGCTCGCAATACGGCGCGGAGCTCGGCGAACCGCTGGCGCGGGACCTCGCAGCGCACGGAATCACCGCCTGGAACCTTGAATACCGGCGCGCCGGGAACGGCGGTGGATGGCCCCATACGTTCGAGGACATCCTGGCCGGGATCGACCACCTGTCGCAGATAGCCGGGGACCACGACCTCCAGCTCGGCAAAGTGGTGGCACTGGGCCACTCGGCCGGTGGTCACCTCGCGGTATGGGCTGCGGGCAGGCACCGCCTCTCTGCCATCGGAGCCCCCGACGCCGACCGCCAGCTCCAGCGGGCACCGGAGGACAACGCCGTGCACCTGACGGGCGTGGTGAGCCAGTCCGGCCTCCTGAACCTTGCGGCAGCCGAGAAGCTCAACCTCAGCAACGGCGCCGTCTGCAACCTGATGGGCGGGGATTCGGCCAGATTCCCCAAACGGCATAAATACGCCGACCCCATGAGCTCGCTGCCGATCAACGTCCCCGTCTATGCCGTTCACGCCACGGAAGACGAGGACGTTCCTCCAAGCCAGTCCGAGGCCTACGTTGCCGCAGCCACGGCGGCCGGGGGCTCCGCCCAGCTGTTGCGGGTCCCGGGTGACCATTTCGACCTCATCGACCCCAAGGCCGTTGCCTACAAGAAGTGCCGTGAGTTGGTGCAGCGACTGCTGTCGTAA
- a CDS encoding GTP pyrophosphokinase → MASNWDSLDQAQRDAVDANVALYERVRPALKRVTRDVLLTLRDMLNDAEVTPLFVTGRTKTVESFREKISRTDDPLEPGGPRVLKFPDPFRTLNDMVGIRVITKLPAENAAVANIIKRQRQLFDCRGDREKDIGSIESGTYGYSSRHLILRTIQNETVKEYQHVFNPDMPANGSYFFECQIRTVFAHAWSEIEHDIRFKAEDPRAWTPHFDRQFTATAAMLETVESAFADLHERYEEVRGYWDLEGEGGSPLTPNRVRDVWRTLLPHVDRKVDDDWGWAAELLAAHGLTKTVELAGLLSANRITEVRKALDHRYSPGPDRLLDDLLLWQYGTEHIDLTAEAPDAVPHPRRDSLQRRLKQIERYRQTAL, encoded by the coding sequence ATGGCAAGCAATTGGGACAGCCTGGACCAGGCCCAGCGGGATGCAGTGGATGCGAATGTGGCCCTCTACGAGCGTGTCCGCCCTGCTTTGAAGCGGGTCACGCGGGACGTACTGCTGACCCTGCGGGACATGTTGAACGACGCTGAAGTCACCCCGTTGTTCGTCACCGGCCGGACCAAGACCGTGGAGTCGTTCCGGGAAAAAATCTCCCGCACGGATGATCCCCTGGAACCGGGTGGTCCGCGCGTCCTGAAATTCCCGGACCCTTTCCGCACGTTGAACGACATGGTGGGCATCCGTGTCATCACCAAGCTCCCTGCGGAAAACGCAGCGGTGGCCAACATCATCAAGCGTCAGCGCCAGCTCTTCGATTGCCGGGGCGACCGCGAGAAGGACATCGGTTCCATCGAGTCCGGCACTTATGGCTACTCCAGCCGCCACCTCATCCTGCGCACCATCCAGAATGAAACGGTCAAGGAGTACCAGCACGTCTTCAATCCGGACATGCCAGCCAACGGCAGCTACTTCTTTGAATGCCAGATCCGTACTGTTTTCGCGCACGCCTGGAGCGAGATCGAGCACGACATCCGCTTCAAGGCGGAAGACCCGCGCGCATGGACCCCGCATTTCGACCGGCAGTTCACGGCCACGGCGGCCATGTTGGAGACGGTCGAGAGCGCTTTCGCGGACCTTCACGAGCGGTACGAGGAAGTCCGCGGCTATTGGGATCTGGAGGGTGAAGGCGGCTCGCCCCTGACTCCCAACCGGGTTCGTGACGTCTGGCGTACGCTCCTGCCGCACGTTGACCGTAAAGTTGATGACGACTGGGGATGGGCCGCCGAGCTGCTCGCCGCCCACGGACTTACCAAGACCGTGGAACTGGCCGGGCTTCTCAGCGCCAACCGGATCACAGAGGTCCGCAAGGCCCTGGACCATCGCTACTCACCCGGTCCCGACCGCCTCCTGGATGACCTCCTGTTGTGGCAGTACGGAACCGAACACATTGATCTCACTGCTGAGGCGCCCGACGCCGTTCCGCACCCGCGGCGCGACAGCCTCCAGCGGCGTCTTAAGCAGATTGAGCGCTACCGCCAGACTGCACTGTAA